The genomic DNA GGTCTAACATTCTATGCACAGTACCACTGCAATTATAATTTGAGTCAGAAATTATTATGTAATAAAAATCTtcaacatattatatataaagatcaCTGAGCAGTGTTGCAAAGTCATTCAGAAATCACTAGCTCCTTGATTCTGGGTAAATCAAGTATTCTCTATAAACTCAAACTTTTTAATGTTCAAAAATAGGAAGTGGAGAGAATGGTAGCTTCCTAGTCCACATAGTTTTGAAATACTGAATGAAATTGATCCTTATTATTTCATGAaagcatcttttaaaataaaaatcaaattcattgAGTTAGATATTTATCGTTTTGTACTTGTGATCTCAATACCTTCAGATTAcctataagcatttaaaaatgtttgttgatggactGATGGAATGAAAGGTATATTTTGAGTATTGTGAAATCTTTAAAGCAAatcaattattataatttaatatttgctTTCATGAAAAATGTTAATGTTTTCAAAGCTCTTTACGAATAGTATCATTTAATCTTAACAATGCTGggagtagatgctattattattcctattttacaggtgaggaaacaaaggcaCAGTTTAAGAGTCTCATGTAGGGCAGACTTATTTTAAATGTGAAGGTTACAATTTCActaagatctttctgactccaatttcAGGAATCATTCTACtagtgcatcacctagctgccaatcACACTCTGCCAATGTTTCAATGCTATAATCAGTGAATTCTGAGAGTGTCTTACTATTACCTGGGCTGATCTACAGATGACAGACAAATAGTTGTAATGAAATTTCCAATTCATTATGCAAACATTaatgaaagaaatgttttaaacatGAATTTATCACCAATAAAGTCTTATAAGCACATACAGAttactttaaaaactaaacattaaaaaaatttaaaataaatttatactcatttgttttctttttgctttagaTAACTATTTGTTTATATGTACTATCCCTTCATTAGAATGCAAtctccctgaaggcaggaatggttttgtattttatccttttaTCTTAAATGCATTGCATATAGAGTGCTTTAAAGGGGCTGGTTGCATTAAATTAAGCTTGAGTTATTAAATTTACATTAGGCaaatttttccatatatttaaaaacattctgtgaGAATATAGAATACAATTAAtagaatataattatatttagatttttaaggCATATAATAAATCTTTGTGCTCTAGTTTCATAACATGATCCTGTACACACTCTGCACATTAGTTGAAGAGGTTATCAATTATTATATTCTTAATCCTGGGTACTATGTTTTGTATTTATGTGTCCCAAATATTTAGTTCAATATCTGGTAAATcataagtgcctaataaatgttgattaactTATTTGTTGAACCATATGTTATATTATTTCTCCctttagaattttattcattctatCCCCCATGTCTAAAATATTCTCATCccactcttttattttttgcctcaGTGAATAGATGTTTAATGTGTGTGTTATGGCCCTCTTTGGAAGTCTAATAGAGTAGATGGATTACTCTAAATAATACTttcaaatgcattaaataaaatatgtaaactgGAGTGGCAGGAGATGCCAATGGTCCTTGCTCCTGGGACAGTGATTCATGTGAGTTCTTGGGGTTCTGAGTTATGGTAGCGTTAGAGTAGACTGGATGTTTGTACTAAGTCCAATATCAAGGAGCACAAATGTCTAAAATGAGCATACCAATCCTGTTCAGAAAGGGAATAGCTAATAAGCAGGGGAATTGAGTTCTGGCTAGTTGATAAATTTCTAGCCTGAAACAAGATATGGGTGTTCActctaaaagaaataattaaatgagaaagaaaatatataagattgaaaaaggaaaacaattttgctgaaatattttttgaaatttacatATCAAATTCATAGACGCCTAGTTAAGAACCCCTTAGTAGTCACATCTATCTTAAAACTTCAAAGTTCACCTCAATTGAAATATTAAGCAACCTTTTCTCCTTCTCATTCTCCCTTCAGCTAGAAATGTTCATTCCCACCTTGAATCTCTCAAGTCATCTATTTGACCACTCTGAAACTTAGTAATTGTCCAACTGCAGGAATTATTTGAGGCTATTGCTCACTGCATCATCTAATTTAGGTAACCTAACTATCTTCAGGGACACTGGATATGAATTATCCAAtagaagagaaattacattttaaagatCCCTCTTCCAttgtaagctttttaaaaaattattttctagttatcaattatatgtaaaagatAGCCTtgaacatttatccttttgcaagtttttgagttccacatttttctaccccacCCACCCTCCCTCCTCCTCACTGCAGCAAAGAATTTGATATAAGTAGTACACATACAATcctgtttagcatatttccatattagttttatcttgaaagaaagggggaaaaacatgagaaagaaaaaaaagcataaaagaagtttttaaaaagagcgTAGTATGGTTTGCTCTGCATTCATAATCCattgtttcttttctggattGGACTACATGGTCTTTTACAGGATTGTCCTTGTTCACCGAACTGCTGAGAGTAGTTGCTTCCATCAGAgtggatcatctcacaatgttgctgtactgtgtacaatgttctcctagttctgctcacttccctcagcatcagttcatataagtctttccaggctttttttgaaGTCaagccactcatgatttctcctagaacattcatataccataactgaagctattccccaactaatggacaTTATAAGGAGTATTTCagaaaatttcacaaatatttagaGTTAGTCTTAGactgtctttctccttccttatccctttcaatTTGGATGCATTTCTACTTTTGTTTTGTCAGAAATCAGGATTACTATCCCAGTTTTTTTTATACTCTAGTTGATGGGTAATACATTATGCTCcaacctttttacctttaccctgcttgtacctctctgcttcaaaggtggtttttgtaaacaaaaaaaaaaaattatgaggttTTTGAGGCAAAAACTGAATTATAATAAACCTGTGCCTAGCATAAATACAATGTACATAACTAGAGAAAGTTTAATGTACACTAAACTAAAAGATCCTTTCTGTTTTATAGGTCTCAGAATAGGATGGTGAATATGAGAAATGAGACAAATGTTGAAGAATTCATCTTAGAGGGATTTCCAGCTGTCCAGCACCTAGGGAAACTCCTCTTTGTTGTCCTTTTACTGCTATACCTGGTGTCTATCATAGGAAATACACTCATTGTCATGATTATGTGGATGTACCATCGCCTCCAAATACCAATGTACCTTTTCCTCAGTGGTTTCTCTTTCCTGGAATGCTGTTTTACAACAAGTGTTATTCCCAAATTACTGGCAATCTTTTTTTCAGGTATGCAAACCATTTCCTTTGCTGCTTGCTTCACTCAagcctttgtttttatttctattggaCTCACAGGCATCTTCCTCATGGCAGTGATGGCAATAGATCAATACATGGCAATCTGTAACCCTCTGCATTACCCCAGTATCATGACAATGAAGGTGTGTTTCTTTCTTATCTTGTCCTGCTGCTGTATGGGAATGATAATGACAACTGGTCTGATGGTAAAAGTGTCTCAGCTATCCTTCTGTGACTCAAATATCATCAAACATTTCTGTTGTGATCTTGGTCCTCTGACACAACTCTCTTGCTCTGACACAAGTGCTGTTGAatcatttgcttttttccttGCTCTATTCCTCATTATGTCTTCCCTTTCTGTCATAATTATTTGTTATATCAATGTTACAATCACAATTATGCATCTTCCATCTGTTAAGGAACGCCAGAAAGCCTTCTCCACCTGTTCCACTCACCTCGTTGTCCTCTCTCTAATGTATGGTAGTTGCATGTTTATATACATAAAGCCCAATCAAGCCAAGAGATTAGACACCAATAGAGAGGCAGCTCTCATGAACACTGTAGTGACACCTGTATTGAACCCATTCATTTACACTTTAAGAAATAAGCAGTTCAGAGTTGCTTTTAGAGATGCTGTTTACAAGATGAAGTTATTTAGATAGCACTTAAAGTTGGAAGGCAAATTATTTCAACTAATGAATGTTATATACACTCTATTAAATTTCAAATGTTAAGAAATTCATTTCCTCATTAGACAACCTACTGCTGTTCAGTTCTAATAAGATTAAGCTATCTTATTCTTTCCagtatctctgataaagtcctcatttctcaaataaatagaaaaatgagatgaatttATTACAATATAAGTCTTTTcctgattgataaatggtcaaaggatatgaaaaggcagttttcagatgaaatatcaaagctatctatagtcatatctctaaatcacttttgattatagaaatgttaattaaaacagttctgaggtaTCTCcatcaaattggctaaaatgacaaaaaaaatgagaaatattgaaGAGTCTGTGAGAAAAATGGAACACTAATTAATATCTTGTTGGTGAAGCTATGAAGTGATCTAACAACtctaaagaacaatttggaactctgctaaaagggcaaccaaactgtgcataccctttgatccagaaatgaCTCTGTCAGATGTGTAtgtcaaagaaatcataaaaagggaaaagaacctacatgtgcaaaaatatttatagtggctgtTTTCAGGATAGCTAAATATTGGAGACTGAAAGGATGCTCATGATCTAAGGAATGACTGGActagttgtggtatataaatacaatagaacatgATTATGCaattagaaatgatgagtagCTTGATTACAggaaaacctgtaaagacttgcatgacctaaagcaaaatcaaatgaacagaaccaggaaagcatTGTACAAAGTATCAGCCaaattgtaggatgatcaactttgaataGCTTAGCTCTTTTCAGAAAAGCAGTGATCAAAAACTCATGATGTGaaatgctatccatattcagATAAAAAGCTTATGAACTCTAATAATAAATCAatgcatattattttcaattttttgtgtatttttccctttcatttatttcttctttcataactatgactaatatggaaatgttttatataattgaacatatatgacatcaaattgcttatcatttttggagtaggggagggaaaggagagagagggcaaaacatttggaactcaaaatctaataaaaataaatattaacaattGCCTgcacatataattggaaaaaataaaacactactAAAATAAAAGTACATCAACTTAAATAGAAAATCTCAATGACATGTTTTAGCTAGAATGAACCCAGAAGCtatctagttcaactccttcatttaatAATGAAACTGACAATAATTCAACTAAGATTACTAAGATTTACAGAGTGCTTTAATGTTTATATTCTATGAAGATgcaattttcatatgaagaaatgaaagctatgatGAAGTATTCTAAACAAGACTATCTCAAGTGAGTGTTATAATAACTTTAATATTGGTATAATGGGTCTAATCAACTTCATTTTtgtaaatgagtaaactgaggtagtGGCTGACTTAGTCACTTATTTAGACTAGCTAAGAAGGGTCAGAGGCAGGTTTTCATGCCATAACCAAAACTCCAGCTATCATAATTCACAACTCATACTCACTAAGAATGGATTATCTATTCTTTGGAACTTCTTGCCTAAAACAGAAGTAGTTTAGATGGCATATACcttctttctcaatttctcacAAACTTTGCATTTGCTTTCAACTAGGTAAGAGTTAAAAATGGAACATAATGGTTGACAGACAGCCTGGAAGCATTCTATTGAAgttgctgatttgtttcttgagttcagttctgccccATAAAGAATCGCAACTCAGACTCGggatgcaggttttggaaagaaaacagagatttattaaaggaagttacagcatattaagaaagggatagaaaagttagaaagaatttAAGAGAAACCCACATGGATTGCTGATTGACTTGACCAGGGCAGCTGGTCAGGGTTCAGGAGGAGACTGGAAGGTCAAAGGGGCTTAGCTCCTCCCTtggatctccttaaattctctcccagagtccttGGGAAGGGGTGGTGATCTAggaatgacccaagtccctcactGGAGATTTTACCTCCTGGAGAGGGGTCTCTTTTGGATGATCTTCCAGGAgctgtgctccctggctgcctcaccaaaaaaaaaaaaatgtaatccaaggcaggttgaaggtcaggccctcaggtgtggaagGACAAGGAAGATTCCCTTTGCAATGCAAACAAAAAATTTACGAAGTTTCTCTCCCACTGATCTCATTCCCATGCCCagtttttttctgcatcactATGATCTTAGTTTTAGAGATTAACCTATGGGAAAACATTGAGGAgtacagatccaaaagaaatacgAGTACTTTGTGGGATTAGACAAAGATATCCTGATTAATTATTTCTCATTCACAGCAGAAGACTGAAGAAATGAATATTCTCTGAAACAAATTAATATGTCCGTTATAATGCTGTTCTAAAAACCAGAGGGTTTGCTCAAAAGCTTTACAACAATAGAAACCTGTATCCCCACAAGagaaaaaggataataaaaattgaatatagattaagatttaaaaaatggatgGTCATGCTTTATTATCATGATTATCCAATCTAGCAAGTAGTTCAGTTTAGTTcagatctaaaaatattttggaaaagtttcatatgaaacttctctCTAATTTTGCTCTTTAGAgtaatgcaaaaacttttctaTCTTTTGAATAACCAAATAAAGAGGCAACCAGATACAATGGAATGATTGCTGGAATTTGAGACAAAGAAACTGGGTTTAAATCATGCTTTTTGAATGAttgcctatgtgatcttgggcaagtcattaactgcGCTGGTTATAGTTTCATTTTCTATTAAATCAAAGGATTAATCAATGCACATTTTTAAAGGTCTTACTACATGTTAGGAATTGTACTAAGCATCAGGTAtacaaaaggagacaaaagataagatcttacaatctaatgggaaggacaaaatgaaaacaaataaatgcaaagtaagttccataaaagaaatttaaaataattaacagagaaaagacattgaaaataaaaagaaatgaggaagaccaGGAAGTCTTTCTCAAGACAGGCTTTAAATAGGGGTTAAAGAAAGCCAGGTTGGTAAATAGTTACagtagagaagggagagaaatagaaACTTGGAAAATATCCAAAGAAAATGAGTAGAACTGagaaatggaatgtcttgttcatggaGCAGAAATGAAGTCTGTGTCACTGAATTAGAGAGCATGTATCCGGAAGtaagttgtaaaaaaaattgaaaggtagGAGGGAGCTACGGTTTGAAAAGCTTTAAATGAGAAAcagtacattttatattttatcttgaagACAATGGGAAGCTACTGTAGTTTATAGACAAGGATCCCCCCCGTATTTTGGGAGAAAATGGCTTCAGTGCCTGAATGGAGGTTGGATAAGAATAGGGACAGACTTGTGATAGGCAGTCCCATCATCATATTATTTGCAGTATCAAGGtttgagatgatgagggcctgcactTGAGTGATTGCCACATcagtggagagaagggggcatcTGTGGGAAAGAGTTACATTCATTTATCtctaaattttgaaataattgtaAATGCATTGCCATGGATATGAAACCAATCATAATATCCATACATTTTGGGGGTTTAGCATAATTATAGCTGGAGCTTATCTTCATATTTCATAGATAATGCTCATTTAGGAATAACATTACTTAAACCCATTTCTAATATGTAGATTGAAAAGGCAGTGTGTGGTACAACTGTCACTGTTCTAAATATAGTTTGCAATGTACTATTGAACTCCtatcttcattctctttcttttatttgcctATTCAAgtcttattcttttctattctactCTGCTCTATACTATTGACTCATGTTTGGTAAACttaaaaccctttacaaattCTCAGCTGCAATTATAAACCCTTTATAACCTAAAAATTTTCACCCTATTTATAGTCAACTTATCACTTAAGGATCCAGAAATATATTGATCTGATACCTGTTCATTTATGGGGATGAACTTGGGTTTTAAAAGATTGTGATAGCCAAGAATTATTTTGGAAGATCCTACAAAGATAGAAGAAATCCACGTATGGGCCTGGTCAAGTTTTGGGAGTCTGCTTTCCAAGCTCTAGCTTTGTTCAGTTGGAAGAGATCCATCACTACAAGGTTCATCATGAGGTAATGACTACTTTTTTGGTCCACAGCAATTGACTAAGACAATGATAGAACTGAAATATCAGTTGAGTGAGATACACCAcactgaataaaaaaatatgtCTTTGGAAATACTGAAGTAGTTTTAGCTCATTTTTCTGACCATCTAGAATTCACTATACCAAATTAAAGACTATTTAGAGCAtacaatgcatatatatatgtatatatatatacatatatatatatttaacaagtATGCATAGGGGAAGGTGCATAAGCAATTATCAATTATGGGCATCTCAATTTGTTTTAAGCTCTACAGATCTGTACTGTGTGCTATATTCTAGTGTAGACTGCCCTGCTCAGCTGTGTTGTCATTTATTCTACTCTTTATAGTGACGTTCTAGTCTATGTTGTTCTAATCTAATCTATTCTGATCTCTAGAACCATAACCTTATCTGGTCTGCTCTATCCAAAAAGGAGCTGGTGTATTCTCTCTGACAGCTAATTTCTAGTCTATTCTGATCTATATTGCTATGTTCCAGTCTGGACTACTTTCCTCTGCACAAGTATATTCTATTCAAAGTAGATTGCTTTAATCTGTTATGTTCTAGGCAAGTCtactctgatttttttctactttttaactGCCTACTATTCTGCAAAAGGGGGAGGGGTTCTTATTGCTGTCTTATACCATAGATTGCATTTGCAATATTTGGATACCTTTGAAGCTtatctcagaatcatgtttttttaatttataaaaagaaattcacttCATGAACGAGtatatcaattatattgaaaagttagcaaattattagaaataaaacaatttcacaGACCCAACGTTAAGAGGAATCCTCTAGACTGACCTAAAGCTCTatgtggttttttttagattCCACTTCAGAAAATAGACATATTTTGGAATCCTTCCTCCTCAACCCCCTGCTGACCTCAGATCTTACAAATGTTGTCAATAGATCTGGAATTATATCATGGATCCAAATACCACCATCAGAACCATTTTAAGGGTTTGGAAACAAGTATAAAAGCTTTCtgaaagagaatattcaaagCAAAGGCAATATTATTGAGGGTTATGCAATAATGCTTAGGGAGGAAAATTGAAGTTTAGAAGATAGATGCAAGATTTGAGactcaaaaatattgaaataaatgtttAAGAGTATTTGTGGGCATATCAGGATGGTATCTGAAGAAAATCACAATCTATTCAAGTTTAGAAGATTGTTTGATTTGATGTCATGGCCAAGCAGTTTTAGAACTTTATGGAAAAATCTTTACCCAAAAACAAGGTTAGTTCTTGAATGTGAGATCCATACTGaaatcttttccagttttatagAACCAATCCATTACTGGGCTATGAAAGTTCATTCTTTTAGAAAATAAGGTCAATTTTATTGCATATTAAGATTCCAGAATAAGTCTTTGGTGAAGATGTATAACCAAATCCTAAGGAAATAAACATGAATGTTGTGAGGCAGATTATGGaaaggtttttttctcttccccaggGGCCTAGATTTGGAACAATGTGAAGCTTACATTTAAAGAACAACGGTCCTTTGAGGACAACATGACTTTACAAAAAGCCCCACTAttttaatagataaaaaaaatgtatgcaGAAATCTAAGTACTTCACAATGATCAAGGATATATGAAATGAGATCTCAGTTAACAAAGTCCCCAGGAGACACCTTCCTATAATAGAAGGGATTTTGGGCTATCAGAGTCTCAAATTTATTCTGATAAATTTAATGACAAAGAAGTGATGGTCAGGTTTCTCATTTACTATCTCCAGTCTTTAACAgaatatcaaaattttattttaatcaccATGGAGGGAACTTGAAAAGAGTATTAGCCAATTATCATTCAATGTGATTTATGACTTCTGAGAATTATATATCTGATGGGACAAATGAGAGATATTTAGTAAATATGAGGAtatgttgcttatcaatcaagcaatcaaaaaCAATCAGAGCTTGAAAATGGTATTTCTATCACAAAAGATAAAAGCAGTATGTTTTGAAAAGTAGGTCAAAGGtataagacagggttaaaacaataaagacataacAAGAAGGATAATGCTAGAAGAAGGCTAAGTAACCTTGAATTTAGTAAACAAGGGATGCAGTGCTGTGGTTGGAGAGTTAAAAGGACAGTGGGAGAAAGTATACTTGAAACTTTAATTGAGGAAGATTGTAGGTCTATGGTTGATAGACAAAGAAGGAGAGAGGACgtattaaaaatacataataaaactgattagaaattctcaaaatcacagaagaaatttaaaaagttgaaagTAAGTAAACcgttgatctaataaataaaacttggttgggatttttttgaagaaactatataaatatatatatatatatatatatatatatatatatatatatatatatatatatataaagctttagttaatttgatttaaaaaaaaaagaataccaaattttagaatcaaaaatgaaaaggatgaaatcaCCAGTAAGCAGAAAGAAACTAAAGAactaattcagagctattttgtccaacagTAAACCAATAAATCTGCcaacctgaatgaaatgaatatttacaaaaatataaatgatgaagattaacagaagaggaaagaaaatatttaaataatcccatttcagaaaaagaaattgaagtaaccATAAGAAACTCCCTacgaaaaagtctccaggtccagatgtatttacaagtgaaatctaccaactatttaagaaatgattaattCCAACTCTATTTAAACCattcttaaaataagaaaaaggagttctttcaaattccttttatgtcattAATATGTGCCGATATCttaaccaggaagaatcaaaatggaaaaagaaaattatagaccaatctcccaaTGAACAttgaagcaaaatttttaaataaaattttagcaaagagattgcaaGTTATTACAAGGATAAATCAGATGGAATTTATGCCAGGTTGGCAGGAATggttaatattagaaaaactctCATCATAATAggacatatcaataaaaaactaacagaaatcccatgattttctcaatagattttAAAAACATGACAAAATACAATAGCTACTGCTATTTAATgtactagaaagtataggaataaattgagtttttctgtaaataataatctaaaattatca from Macrotis lagotis isolate mMagLag1 chromosome 4, bilby.v1.9.chrom.fasta, whole genome shotgun sequence includes the following:
- the LOC141523077 gene encoding olfactory receptor 6C75-like, which translates into the protein MVNMRNETNVEEFILEGFPAVQHLGKLLFVVLLLLYLVSIIGNTLIVMIMWMYHRLQIPMYLFLSGFSFLECCFTTSVIPKLLAIFFSGMQTISFAACFTQAFVFISIGLTGIFLMAVMAIDQYMAICNPLHYPSIMTMKVCFFLILSCCCMGMIMTTGLMVKVSQLSFCDSNIIKHFCCDLGPLTQLSCSDTSAVESFAFFLALFLIMSSLSVIIICYINVTITIMHLPSVKERQKAFSTCSTHLVVLSLMYGSCMFIYIKPNQAKRLDTNREAALMNTVVTPVLNPFIYTLRNKQFRVAFRDAVYKMKLFR